One genomic window of Arachis hypogaea cultivar Tifrunner chromosome 8, arahy.Tifrunner.gnm2.J5K5, whole genome shotgun sequence includes the following:
- the LOC112707006 gene encoding protein DETOXIFICATION 40, with amino-acid sequence MGSVNKESHEPLLAPLHHHRSFTEAGAGDGELERILSDTSQPLLKRLGPATWIELKLLFFLAAPAVVVYLINYLMSMSTQIFSGHLGTLELAAASLGNTGIQIFAYGLMLGMGSAVETLCGQAFGAQRFEMLGVYLQRSTVLLSLAGVVLTVIYVFSEPILVFLGESPRIASAAALFVYGLIPQIFAYAVNFPIQKFLQAQSIVAPSAYISAATLVLHLIVSWVVVYKVGLGLLGASLVLSLSWWIIVIAQFVYIVKSERCKDTWRGFSTQAFSGLPQFFKLSAASAVMLCLETWYFQILVLLAGLLPHPELALDSLSICTTISGWVFMISVGFNAAASVRVSNELGASNPRSASFSVVVVTIISFIISVIAGLVILALRDVISYAFTEGEEVAAAVSDLCPLLSFAIVLNGIQPVLSGVAVGCGWQTFVAYVNVGCYYGVGIPLGALLGFYFNFGAKGIWLGMLGGTAMQTIILVWVTFRTNWHKEVEEAAKRLSKWEVEKNKPILD; translated from the exons ATGGGTTCTGTAAACAAAGAGTCCCATGAACCACTCCTAGCTCCTCTTCATCACCACCGATCATTCACCGAAGCTGGTGCCGGAGATGGAGAACTTGAAAGGATACTCTCCGACACCTCCCAGCCACTCCTCAAGCGCCTTGGACCCGCCACGTGGATCGAGCTCAAGCTCCTGTTCTTCTTGGCTGCTCCGGCCGTCGTCGTCTACCTCATCAACTACCTGATGTCTATGTCCACGCAAATCTTCTCCGGCCACCTCGGCACCCTGGAGCTGGCTGCCGCTTCCCTTGGCAACACCGGCATCCAAATCTTCGCTTATGGCCTCATG ttGGGAATGGGGAGTgctgttgagacgctatgcgggCAAGCATTCGGTGCTCAGAGATTCGAGATGCTTGGGGTGTACCTTCAAAGATCAACGGTGCTGCTTTCACTAGCAGGCGTGGTGTTAACGGTGATCTACGTGTTCAGCGAACCAATCCTGGTGTTCCTGGGAGAATCACCAAGAATCGCATCAGCGGCAGCGCTCTTCGTGTACGGACTAATCCCTCAAATCTTCGCGTACGCGGTGAACTTCCCGATTCAGAAGTTCCTTCAGGCGCAGAGCATCGTGGCGCCGAGCGCCTACATCTCGGCTGCGACGCTGGTTCTGCACCTGATAGTGAGCTGGGTGGTGGTGTACAAGGTGGGGCTGGGGCTTCTTGGAGCGTCGTTGGTTCTGAGCTTGTCGTGGTGGATAATTGTGATAGCGCAGTTTGTGTACATTGTGAAGAGTGAGAGGTGCAAGGACACGTGGCGGGGTTTCAGTACGCAAGCGTTCTCCGGGCTGCCGCAGTTCTTTAAGCTTTCGGCGGCGTCGGCGGTGATGCTCTGCCTTGAGACTTGGTATTTCCAGATCCTCGTCTTGCTTGCTGGCTTGCTCCCTCACCCTGAGCTCGCCCTCGATTCTCTCTCCATCTG TACCACAATATCCGGGTGGGTGTTCATGATATCTGTTGGATTCAACGCAGCTGCCAG CGTGAGGGTGAGCAATGAACTGGGAGCATCAAATCCAAGATCAGCATCATTCTCAGTGGTGGTTGTGACAATTATTTCATTCATAATATCAGTGATTGCGGGACTTGTGATACTTGCACTGAGGGATGTGATTAGCTATGCCTTCACTGAAGGGGAAGAGGTGGCTGCTGCTGTATCTGATCTTTGCCCTCTCCTTTCATTTGCCATTGTCTTGAATGGCATTCAGCCCGTACTCTCAGGGGTGGCTGTTGGATGTGGATGGCAAACATTTGTGGCATATGTCAATGTTGGTTGCTATTATGGAGTTGGTATCCCATTGGGTGCCCTTCTcggtttctatttcaattttggTGCTAAGGGAATATGGCTGGGAATGTTAGGTGGAACCGCAATGCAAACAATTATTTTGGTGTGGGTCACATTTCGAACCAATTGGCATAAAGAG GTAGAAGAAGCAGCTAAGAGGTTGAGCAAATGGGAGGTGGAGAAGAATAAGCCAATTCTTGACTGA
- the LOC112707007 gene encoding glutamate receptor 3.7, giving the protein MKSFVVSHLVIWTIFCGGIFCSRPASVNIGAVFTFDSVIGRAAKVAMKMAVDDVNADPRVLNGTHLNLIMKDAACSVFLGAIGAFQALEEGIVAMVGPQSSSIAHMVSQIADALHVPLVSYGATDPTLSSLQFPYFFRTIQSDLEQMIAVADLIEFNEWKEVIAVYLDDDYGRNGMSALRDELENRRLKIAHKLPLSIQFDPNEITTLLNQSKLFGPRVYVVHINLDPKLRFFNIANKLKMMTKDYVWLVTDWLFATLDSFSTVNQTSLSVLQGVVGFRQHIPDSRKKRGFVSKWRNAHKGMPNGSLNAYGYYAYDTIWAVARSIDRFIRLHNNITFVVNHENKPSHTQGNDLQLDKLKILASGSDLGSILLQSNFTGVSGRVQFNSNRNIISGGYDVININQSAMTTVGYWSNCSGFSVIPAENLKTKKCKRLTQDHKLGNITWPGGGTERPRGWVIADNGRPLRIGVPRRASFVEFVTVKDHQILGYCIDVFNKTLEFIPYDVPYRFIPVGNGKSNPSYDELVKNVADSVYDAVVGDIAIVTNRTQYVDFSQPYATTGLVIVAPVDNARSNAWVFLQPFTADMWCATAASFVMIGVVIWILEHRVNDDFRGPPKRQLVTAFMFSLSTLFKTNQERTVSSLSKMVMIVWLFLLMVITASYTASLTSILTVEQLSSPITGIDSLIASNWPIGYQVGSFAYSYLTDSLYISKSRLVQLGSPEEYAKALKKGPSNGGVAAIIDELPYVELFLSKETGFGIIGQPFTKSSWGFAFQKESPLALDMSTAILKLAESGELQKIHDKWLCKMGCSEKTTSNSKPDQLHLISFWGLYLSCGVVTLASLLVFLLRAIRQYARFKRREKDIAVASSSEPSKTSSHCSQVLLNFFNFIDEKEEAIKKMFTQCDNPEPQVR; this is encoded by the exons ATGAAGTCGTTTGTTGTTTCCCACCTTGTGATTTGGACCATCTtttgtggtggtattttctgcaGTAGGCCTGCAAGTGTGAACATTGGTGCAGTCTTCACCTTCGATTCGGTCATAGGTAGAGCTGCAAAGGTGGCCATGAAAATGGCCGTTGATGATGTCAATGCTGACCCTAGAGTCCTCAATGGCACCCACCTCAACTTGATAATGAAGGATGCTGCCTGCAGTGTCTTTCTGGGAGCTATTGGAG CTTTTCAGGCACTCGAGGAAGGGATTGTAGCAATGGTTGGTCCACAGTCGTCTTCTATAGCTCATATGGTATCTCAAATTGCTGATGCTCTCCATGTGCCTCTTGTCTCATATGGTGCCACTGATCCTACCCTGTCCTCCCTTCAGTTCCCTTACTTTTTTCGTACTATACAAAGCGACTTGGAGCAGATGATTGCGGTAGCTGATCTAATTGAATTCAATGAATGGAAGGAGGTCATTGCTGTATACTTGGATGATGATTATGGAAGAAATGGAATGTCGGCTTTGAGGGATGAACTTGAAAATAGGAGATTGAAAATTGCTCATAAGCTACCTTTGAGTATTCAGTTTGATCCAAATGAAATCACCACTTTGCTGAACCAATCCAAATTGTTTGGTCCTCGTGTGTATGTTGTTCATATCAACCTGGATCCAAAACTGAGATTTTTCAATATTGCCAACAAACTTAAAATGATGACCAAAGACTATGTTTGGCTAGTCACTGATTGGCTCTTTGCTACCTTAGATTCTTTCTCCACAGTGAATCAGACCTCTCTCAGTGTTCTCCAAGGGGTTGTTGGTTTTCGTCAGCATATTCCAGATTCCCGAAAGAAGAGAGGTTTCGTTTCAAAATGGAGAAATGCACATAAAGGTATGCCAAATGGTAGTTTGAATGCCTATGGATACTATGCTTATGATACAATATGGGCAGTTGCGCGATCAATTGACAGATTCATTAGATTGCATAATAATATTACCTTTGTAGTTAATCACGAGAATAAGCCATCTCACACACAAGGAAATGATCTTCAGCTTGACAAGCTCAAAATCCTTGCTAGTGGATCTGATCTGGGCAGTATATTATTACAGTCAAATTTTACTGGTGTGAGTGGTCGAGTTCAGTTTAATTCAAACAGGAATATCATAAGTGGTGGTTATGATGTTATAAATATCAATCAGAGTGCAATGACTACGGTTGGTTATTGGTCTAATTGCTCAGGCTTTTCAGTCATCCCCGCTGAAAATCTTAAGACTAAGAAATGTAAAAGGTTaactcaagatcataagcttggCAATATTACTTGGCCTGGTGGAGGGACAGAAAGACCCCGCGGCTGGGTGATTGCTGATAATGGAAGACCACTGAGAATTGGAGTACCACGTAGAGCAAGTTTTGTTGAATTTGTGACTGTGAAGGATCATCAAATTCTAGGGTACTGCATTGATGTCTTCAACAAGACCCTGGAATTTATTCCATATGATGTTCCTTACCGTTTCATCCCTGTTGGGAATGGTAAATCAAATCCAAGCTATGATGAACTCGTGAAaaatgttgctgacagt GTATATGATGCAGTTGTCGGCGACATTGCAATTGTGACGAACCGTACACAATATGTGGATTTTTCTCAGCCTTATGCAACAACTGGCCTTGTTATAGTGGCTCCTGTCGACAATGCAAGATCAAATGCTTGGGTGTTTCTCCAACCATTCACAGCAGATATGTGGTGTGCTACGGCTGCTTCATTCGTGATGATTGGAGTGGTTATATGGATTCTTGAGCACCGAGTCAATGATGACTTCCGTGGTCCTCCTAAGAGACAACTGGTGACAGCGTTTAT GTTCAGCCTCTCAACACTGTTCAAGACAAACC AGGAACGGACGGTAAGCTCGCTATCCAAAATGGTGATGATAGTCTGGCTTTTCCTATTGATGGTGATCACTGCTAGCTATACAGCAAGCTTGACTTCAATTCTTACAGTGGAGCAGCTCTCATCGCCCATCACAGGAATCGATAGCTTGATTGCGAGCAATTGGCCCATAGGATACCAAGTAGGATCTTTCGCTTACAGCTATCTCACGGATAGTctttatatatcaaaatcaagacTTGTTCAGCTAGGCTCTCCGGAGGAATATGCTAAAGCTCTGAAGAAGGGGCCCTCTAATGGAGGGGTGGCGGCTATCATCGATGAGCTTCCTTACGTGGAGTTATTTCTGTCAAAAGAAACTGGGTTCGGTATCATTGGACAGCCATTTACCAAAAGCAGTTGGGGATTT GCTTTCCAAAAAGAGTCTCCTCTCGCCCTCGACATGTCCACGGCTATTCTAAAACTCGCCGAGAGCGGAGAGCTCCAGAAGATACATGACAAGTGGCTCTGCAAGATGGGTTGCTCTGAAAAAACAACAAGCAACTCCAAGCCTGACCAACTTCACTTAATTAGTTTTTGGGGTCTGTATCTGTCATGTGGTGTTGTCACACTCGCCTCGCTTTTGGTGTTTCTTCTGCGAGCGATTCGCCAATACGCTCGCTTCAAACGACGGGAAAAGGACATTGCTGTCGCCTCATCGTCGGAACCATCAAAGACCAGCAGCCATTGTTCCCAGGTTCTCCTTAACTTCTTCAACTTCATTGATGAAAAAGAAGAGGCCATAAAGAAAATGTTCACTCAATGTGACAATCCTGAACCTCAAGTCAGATAA
- the LOC112707008 gene encoding glutamate receptor 3.4 isoform X1, producing the protein MEVHLFTRHGSMVMVLFLFVFCFWIPVEVVGRTGATIGNATVSSSSPRVLKIGVLFTLNSVIGRSAKAGVLAAIDDVNANKSILRSTKLEIMLHDTNCSGFLGTVEALQLMENEVVAAIGPQSSGIAHVISHVANELHMPLLSFATDPALVSLQYPYFIRTTPDDYFQMYAIADLVDHYRWREVIAIFVDDDNGRNGISVLGDALAKKRAKISYKAAFPPGAPMSNISDLLNQVNLMESRVYVLHVNPDSGLSIFALAKKIGMMTSGYVWIATDWLPSVLDSMEQVNTDTLNILQGVVALRHHTPDTDLKKSFISNLKSRKNNETAGFNSYAFYAYDSVWLAARALDTFLNEGGNISFSSDPKLQDTNSSMLHFSALRVFDGGDKFLQTILKTNFTGVSGPVQFGMDKNLIHPAYDIMNIGGFGTRRIGYWSNYSGLSVIAPEILYLKPPNASASNQHLYSVIWPGETTVTPRGWVFPNNGKPLRIAVPNRVSYLEFVGKDKNPPGVKGYCIDVFEAAIKLLPYPVPTEYILYGHGDRNPSYDDLAYQVAQNNFDAVVGDITIVTNRTRIVDFTQPYMESGLVVVVPVKEIKSSPWSFLKPFTTKMWLVTGAFFLFVGAVVWILEHRHNEEFRGPPRKQIITVCWFSFSTMFFSHRENTVSALGRLVLLIWLWVVLIINSSYTASLTSILTVQQLSSQIEGIDSLISGTQPIGIQEGSFAKKYLTDELNIAPSRIVTLKNMEAYVDALERGPRNGGVVAIVDELPYIQLFMSNTNCKFRTVGQEFTKSGWGFAFQRDSPLAVDLSTAILQLSENGELQKIHDKWLLKRDCTAQLNVEDSNKLSLSSFWGLFLICGIACFLSLVVFFVRVFCQYTRFSPDPEQVDVEIQPRPPRRNLKSTSFKDLMEFVDTKEKEIKERLRNSKRRRSQSLDEQSSSSPS; encoded by the exons ATGGAGGTGCACTTATTTACAAGGCATGGCAGCATGGTGATGGTGTTGTTCCTCTTTGTTTTCTGCTTCTGGATTCCAGTAGAAGTGGTGGGGAGGACAGGAGCTACCATTGGAAACGCTACCGTTTCTTCTTCGAGTCCAAGAGTTTTGAAAATTGGGGTGCTGTTTACTTTGAATTCTGTCATTGGAAGATCTGCTAAAGCTGGTGTATTGGCTGCTATTGATGATGTTAATGCTAACAAAAGCATCCTTCGTTCGACTAAACTTGAAATTATGTTGCATGATACAAATTGCAGCGGGTTTCTTGGAACCGTGGAAG CTCTGCAGTTGATGGAGAATGAAGTGGTTGCTGCAATTGGTCCACAATCATCTGGAATAGCTCATGTCATCTCTCATGTGGCTAATGAACTCCACATGCCTCTTCTTTCATTCGCGACAGACCCTGCTCTAGTGTCACTCCAGTATCCATATTTCATCCGCACCACGCCAGATGACTATTTCCAGATGTATGCAATTGCAGACTTGGTTGATCACTATAGGTGGAGGGAGGTAATAGCTATCTTTGTAGATGATGACAATGGAAGAAATGGAATTTCAGTGTTGGGCGATGCACTTGCTAAGAAACGTGCCAAGATATCTTACAAGGCTGCATTCCCTCCTGGAGCCCCCATGAGTAATATCAGTGACTTGTTGAATCAGGTGAACCTGATGGAATCACGTGTTTATGTGCTGCATGTTAATCCTGATTCTGGCTTGTCAATTTTTGCACTTGCCAAAAAGATTGGGATGATGACTAGTGGCTATGTGTGGATTGCAACAGATTGGCTTCCTTCTGTGCTGGATTCTATGGAGCAGGTTAACACTGACACCCTTAATATACTACAAGGAGTTGTTGCTCTGCGGCATCACACGCCTGACACTGATCTTAAGAAGAGTTTCATCTCAAATCTGAAGAGCAGAAAGAACAATGAGACTGCAGGCTTCAATTCTTATGCATTCTATGCATACGATTCTGTTTGGTTAGCAGCGCGTGCTCTGGATACTTTTCTCAATGAAGGTGGAAACATATCTTTCTCCTCGGATCCTAAGTTGCAAGACACAAATTCAAGTATGTTGCATTTTTCAGCACTCCGTGTGTTTGACGGCGGTGATAAGTTTCTTCAGACAATTCTGAAAACAAACTTCACTGGTGTGAGTGGCCCAGTTCAGTTTGGTATGGATAAGAATTTGATTCATCCAGCTTATGATATCATGAATATCGGCGGGTTTGGAACTCGTAGGATTGGTTATTGGTCTAATTATTCTGGTCTCTCAGTTATAGCTCCTGAAATTTTGTATCTGAAACCACCTAACGCTTCGGCAAGCAACCAACACCTATATAGTGTTATATGGCCTGGAGAAACAACAGTTACACCAAGGGGATGGGTATTCCCAAACAATGGGAAACCATTGAGAATCGCAGTGCCTAATAGAGTAAGCTATTTGGAGTTTGTTGGTAAGGACAAGAACCCTCCTGGGGTAAAAGGCTATTGCATTGATGTCTTTGAAGCAGCCATAAAGTTGTTGCCTTATCCTGTTCCAACAGAATATATATTATATGGTCATGGTGATAGAAATCCCAGCTATGATGACCTTGCATATCAGGTTGCACAAAAT aactttgatgcagttgttggAGATATTACAATTGTCACCAACAGGACAAGGATTGTGGATTTTACTCAGCCTTACATGGAATCAGGGCTGGTGGTTGTTGTTCCTGTTAAGGAAATCAAGTCAAGCCCTTGGTCCTTTCTAAAGCCATTCACCACTAAAATGTGGTTAGTTACTGGTGCATTCTTTCTCTTCGTGGGAGCCGTCGTGTGGATTCTTGAGCACCGGCACAATGAAGAATTCCGCGGTCCTCCAAGGAAACAAATTATAACAGTGTGTTG GTTTAGTTTCTCAACAATGTTTTTCTCACACA GAGAGAACACTGTGAGTGCACTCGGTCGATTGGTTCTACTCATATGGCTTTGGGTGGTTTTAATCATCAATTCAAGCTACACAGCTAGCTTAACATCCATCCTCACAGTGCAGCAACTTTCATCACAGATTGAAGGAATTGACAGCTTGATCTCAGGTACTCAACCAATTGGAATCCAAGAAGGATCTTTTGCGAAAAAGTATCTGACAGATGAACTCAACATAGCACCATCTAGGATAGTTACACTGAAAAATATGGAGGCATATGTTGATGCCCTTGAACGCGGACCAAGGAATGGAGGGGTTGTGGCCATTGTTGATGAGCTTCCTTATATTCAGCTCTTCATGTCCAATACCAACTGTAAGTTCAGAACAGTTGGACAGGAGTTCACTAAAAGTGGTTGGGGATTT GCATTCCAAAGGGATTCACCGCTTGCTGTTGATTTGTCAACTGCCATCCTTCAACTTTCGGAGAACGGGGAACTGCAAAAGATCCATGACAAATGGCTTTTGAAGCGAGACTGCACTGCGCAACTCAATGTTGAAGACTCAAATAAACTGTCTCTGAGTAGCTTCTGGGGCCTCTTTCTCATATGTGGcattgcatgcttcctttctttgGTTGTATTCTTTGTTAGAGTGTTCTGTCAATACACCAGATTTAGCCCTGATCCTGAACAAGTTGATGTGGAAATTCAACCAAGGCCTCCTAGAAGGAACCTCAAAAGTACTAGTTTCAAGGACTTGATGGAATTTGTGGAtaccaaagaaaaagaaatcaaaGAGAGACTTAGGAATAGTAAAAGGAGAAGAAGCCAGAGTCTAGATGAGCAATCTAGTTCATCACCCTCCTAA
- the LOC112707008 gene encoding glutamate receptor 3.4 isoform X2 → MMLMLTKASFVRLNLKLCCMIQIAAGFLEPWKLMENEVVAAIGPQSSGIAHVISHVANELHMPLLSFATDPALVSLQYPYFIRTTPDDYFQMYAIADLVDHYRWREVIAIFVDDDNGRNGISVLGDALAKKRAKISYKAAFPPGAPMSNISDLLNQVNLMESRVYVLHVNPDSGLSIFALAKKIGMMTSGYVWIATDWLPSVLDSMEQVNTDTLNILQGVVALRHHTPDTDLKKSFISNLKSRKNNETAGFNSYAFYAYDSVWLAARALDTFLNEGGNISFSSDPKLQDTNSSMLHFSALRVFDGGDKFLQTILKTNFTGVSGPVQFGMDKNLIHPAYDIMNIGGFGTRRIGYWSNYSGLSVIAPEILYLKPPNASASNQHLYSVIWPGETTVTPRGWVFPNNGKPLRIAVPNRVSYLEFVGKDKNPPGVKGYCIDVFEAAIKLLPYPVPTEYILYGHGDRNPSYDDLAYQVAQNNFDAVVGDITIVTNRTRIVDFTQPYMESGLVVVVPVKEIKSSPWSFLKPFTTKMWLVTGAFFLFVGAVVWILEHRHNEEFRGPPRKQIITVCWFSFSTMFFSHRENTVSALGRLVLLIWLWVVLIINSSYTASLTSILTVQQLSSQIEGIDSLISGTQPIGIQEGSFAKKYLTDELNIAPSRIVTLKNMEAYVDALERGPRNGGVVAIVDELPYIQLFMSNTNCKFRTVGQEFTKSGWGFAFQRDSPLAVDLSTAILQLSENGELQKIHDKWLLKRDCTAQLNVEDSNKLSLSSFWGLFLICGIACFLSLVVFFVRVFCQYTRFSPDPEQVDVEIQPRPPRRNLKSTSFKDLMEFVDTKEKEIKERLRNSKRRRSQSLDEQSSSSPS, encoded by the exons ATGATGTTAATGCTAACAAAAGCATCCTTCGTTCGACTAAACTTGAAATTATGTTGCATGATACAAATTGCAGCGGGTTTCTTGGAACCGTGGAAG TTGATGGAGAATGAAGTGGTTGCTGCAATTGGTCCACAATCATCTGGAATAGCTCATGTCATCTCTCATGTGGCTAATGAACTCCACATGCCTCTTCTTTCATTCGCGACAGACCCTGCTCTAGTGTCACTCCAGTATCCATATTTCATCCGCACCACGCCAGATGACTATTTCCAGATGTATGCAATTGCAGACTTGGTTGATCACTATAGGTGGAGGGAGGTAATAGCTATCTTTGTAGATGATGACAATGGAAGAAATGGAATTTCAGTGTTGGGCGATGCACTTGCTAAGAAACGTGCCAAGATATCTTACAAGGCTGCATTCCCTCCTGGAGCCCCCATGAGTAATATCAGTGACTTGTTGAATCAGGTGAACCTGATGGAATCACGTGTTTATGTGCTGCATGTTAATCCTGATTCTGGCTTGTCAATTTTTGCACTTGCCAAAAAGATTGGGATGATGACTAGTGGCTATGTGTGGATTGCAACAGATTGGCTTCCTTCTGTGCTGGATTCTATGGAGCAGGTTAACACTGACACCCTTAATATACTACAAGGAGTTGTTGCTCTGCGGCATCACACGCCTGACACTGATCTTAAGAAGAGTTTCATCTCAAATCTGAAGAGCAGAAAGAACAATGAGACTGCAGGCTTCAATTCTTATGCATTCTATGCATACGATTCTGTTTGGTTAGCAGCGCGTGCTCTGGATACTTTTCTCAATGAAGGTGGAAACATATCTTTCTCCTCGGATCCTAAGTTGCAAGACACAAATTCAAGTATGTTGCATTTTTCAGCACTCCGTGTGTTTGACGGCGGTGATAAGTTTCTTCAGACAATTCTGAAAACAAACTTCACTGGTGTGAGTGGCCCAGTTCAGTTTGGTATGGATAAGAATTTGATTCATCCAGCTTATGATATCATGAATATCGGCGGGTTTGGAACTCGTAGGATTGGTTATTGGTCTAATTATTCTGGTCTCTCAGTTATAGCTCCTGAAATTTTGTATCTGAAACCACCTAACGCTTCGGCAAGCAACCAACACCTATATAGTGTTATATGGCCTGGAGAAACAACAGTTACACCAAGGGGATGGGTATTCCCAAACAATGGGAAACCATTGAGAATCGCAGTGCCTAATAGAGTAAGCTATTTGGAGTTTGTTGGTAAGGACAAGAACCCTCCTGGGGTAAAAGGCTATTGCATTGATGTCTTTGAAGCAGCCATAAAGTTGTTGCCTTATCCTGTTCCAACAGAATATATATTATATGGTCATGGTGATAGAAATCCCAGCTATGATGACCTTGCATATCAGGTTGCACAAAAT aactttgatgcagttgttggAGATATTACAATTGTCACCAACAGGACAAGGATTGTGGATTTTACTCAGCCTTACATGGAATCAGGGCTGGTGGTTGTTGTTCCTGTTAAGGAAATCAAGTCAAGCCCTTGGTCCTTTCTAAAGCCATTCACCACTAAAATGTGGTTAGTTACTGGTGCATTCTTTCTCTTCGTGGGAGCCGTCGTGTGGATTCTTGAGCACCGGCACAATGAAGAATTCCGCGGTCCTCCAAGGAAACAAATTATAACAGTGTGTTG GTTTAGTTTCTCAACAATGTTTTTCTCACACA GAGAGAACACTGTGAGTGCACTCGGTCGATTGGTTCTACTCATATGGCTTTGGGTGGTTTTAATCATCAATTCAAGCTACACAGCTAGCTTAACATCCATCCTCACAGTGCAGCAACTTTCATCACAGATTGAAGGAATTGACAGCTTGATCTCAGGTACTCAACCAATTGGAATCCAAGAAGGATCTTTTGCGAAAAAGTATCTGACAGATGAACTCAACATAGCACCATCTAGGATAGTTACACTGAAAAATATGGAGGCATATGTTGATGCCCTTGAACGCGGACCAAGGAATGGAGGGGTTGTGGCCATTGTTGATGAGCTTCCTTATATTCAGCTCTTCATGTCCAATACCAACTGTAAGTTCAGAACAGTTGGACAGGAGTTCACTAAAAGTGGTTGGGGATTT GCATTCCAAAGGGATTCACCGCTTGCTGTTGATTTGTCAACTGCCATCCTTCAACTTTCGGAGAACGGGGAACTGCAAAAGATCCATGACAAATGGCTTTTGAAGCGAGACTGCACTGCGCAACTCAATGTTGAAGACTCAAATAAACTGTCTCTGAGTAGCTTCTGGGGCCTCTTTCTCATATGTGGcattgcatgcttcctttctttgGTTGTATTCTTTGTTAGAGTGTTCTGTCAATACACCAGATTTAGCCCTGATCCTGAACAAGTTGATGTGGAAATTCAACCAAGGCCTCCTAGAAGGAACCTCAAAAGTACTAGTTTCAAGGACTTGATGGAATTTGTGGAtaccaaagaaaaagaaatcaaaGAGAGACTTAGGAATAGTAAAAGGAGAAGAAGCCAGAGTCTAGATGAGCAATCTAGTTCATCACCCTCCTAA